AAGCACTCCACTTTATCTTCTGAAGAGTCTCAACCAAAGCTGAGAGAATAGTTTTTAGGTTAGCACCCTGAAAGATAGAACCAACCACTGATGAGATAAGCAAAAGGGTTCCTGGTGTTGTGAGATAGTCTATCTTGATCTTGTGATCCACAATACTCAAGGTTATGACAAAATGTTCACTTAAATACCCTGGAAAAACAACCCTTGAGAGAACTATGAGAACAAGAAGAATTAAATAGTTTATCACCGGAACTAAAATCTTCTTCATAAACGGATTTGGTCTTCTAAGGTGATTGATGATAACCACCACTAGCAATGATACAATACTTCCCAGAACTGCTACTAGCTCAGGTCCTATAAAGAAGGCAACTAGAGTTTGGGTTAGCGTAAAAATAAACCCGATCAACAAAGCGTCTCTTAGAGACTCTCCAGCTCCCCTAATTCCTCCATTTGATATTATTACCACAAGCGGAGGAATAACTAGTGAGAATGGAATAAGTTGCAAAGCAACGTATCTTGTAAGTTCCTCCAGTGGCTCCTTAACCAAGTTGCTAAGGACTATCACTGGAAGCCCTAGTGCACCAAAAGCAACAGGCACTGAGTTAGCTACAAGCGAAATTACCGCAGCCTTGATAGGGTCAAAGCCTATAGACACAAGCATACCCGTCGGTATAGCTACCGCAGTTCCAAAACCCGCAACACTCTCCAAAAATCCCCCAAAACAAAACGCTATAAGCACCGCTTGAGTGTGTCTGCTCTCAGTAATGTTGTTTAAAAAACTCTTTATCACCTCCATCGCACCAGTTCTAAGACTTATAAAATACGTAAACACTGCAGCCAGAATAACCCAGATTATAGGTATAAGCGCCATTACAGCTCCCTCAACAAAAGATACAAGAATAACCGAAATATCACTCTTCCACAGCAACGATAGAAAAGCAGTCACAACCATAGCAAAAAGCGTTACCCAATGCATGCCTATTCTAGTCTTCAGTATCCCTACACCTATAAGTAGAAACGGTATAAGACTTACTATCCCAAGAGTAAGCTCTCCCATTTCCTTCTCCATCTCGGCTAAAAATTTTGTTACTTCTGCACCTACTCTTTAAACTTAATCTCAAACCCATAAGTAAGTATCAAAACTTCAAGATTTCAGAAAACCACCTACCCCACCAGTTACTACGGAAACCCTCTCAAGTTCACTTCTAGGATTACTGCGTAGAAATACAATAAGTATAATGAACTTAACAAAAGGCTTGATAACAAAGCAAAGACACTTGACGAATCAGAAAAATTTTGGTATATTTTATGTGAAAACTTTTGATAGGGAGGTGAGTTATGAGAAAGGGTCTAAGTATATGGCAACCTCTTGTTGAAATTGAAAGGGTAAGAAGGGAATTTGACAGACTTTTTGATGAGTTTTTCGGCTCCTTAGAGCCCGGTAAAGAATACGTCTTTGCCCCAGTAGTAGATTTATACGAAACAGACAAGGATGTTGTGATAAAGGCTGAAATTCCTGGTGTCAAAAAGGATGATATAGAGATAGTGGTTAAAGATAACTTTGTGCACCTAAAGGCTGAAAAGAGAGAGGAAAAGGAGGAAAAGAAGGAAAACATCCACAGGTTGGAAAGATTCTATGGCAGGGTTGAGAGGATAATACCACTGCCAGTTGATGTAAAAAGTGAAGAAGCCAAAGCTGAATACAAAGATGGAATACTTGAAATAAGAATACCGAAGGAAAAGGTCTCTAAGGAAACTAAGATAAAGATCTCTTAAGCTATGAGGAGCTCGCAGGCTCCTCCGAACTTTGTCTTCTTCGCTTAGCAAAAGCTAAACTCCTTTTATCTTTATCAAAAGTTTGCAGTTCGTATTTCTGAACCTTTTGTTAGGTTTCGGTTAATCAAAGTAGTAAGTCCTTATATCTCCTACTTTTTTGGACAGTTCAATAGGGTTCAAAACCTTAACTATTTTCACATCTTGCACCTCAGCAAGGTCAATCTCTACAGGCGAATCCAATTTAGACAGTTGGGAAGTAAAGACAGCTTTCACAATTTGTTTGGTTTTGTCTCTTGGACTTACATCCTTCACAAATCCCACTAGGTTGTTAGACATCTCTATCCAACTACCTATTGGGTAGGTTGAGGTTGCTCTGACAAACGCGTATACAACATCTCTATCATATTTCTTAAGCTCATTTTTGAGTATATGATTTACTGCCAAAGCTGGTAAAATAGGCTTAGTGTTAAACGGGTTTTCAAGCACTAACTCACTAAGTCTTTCTGTAAATGCAATTATAGGGGAATATTTTGACATATACCTAGTTGTGCCTTTAGGATAACCGCTTCCATCAAGAAATTCATGGTGTTCATAAACCGCCCTTTGGATACTTATATCTAAACTCAACTTCTGCGCAAAAAAACTTGATTCACTTGGGTGTAACTCAACTTTGGAAACAGTTGTTGCTGGTATCCTAAAGGACGGAAGTATTGAGCCAAAATTCTTTCGCAGTCCCACATCATGCAAAATACTAATAAGCCCTATGTTTGTCAGATCGTCAATGTCAAAGGTCTTCTGAGATATCACCTTTAGGCTTCTAGGATCAACTTTGTTGTCACTTTGAGAAAGCTTATCATAAGCAAGTTTGGTTAATTCCTTCGCTATAAGTATTGACATAGCCATCACAAAGATAGAATGCGAAACAACATAGTCATCATTCTCCGAAAACTGAAACAGCGAGCTAAGGACTATTCCACTATTATCGTCACCAAAAGAGTTTATGAATTTCACCACAATGCTTTTAGCCGAGTTTATAAACATAACTCTATCAGCTACCACTAAATCCAAAAAGTAATTAGATATACTCTTGTTTGAAAAATTCAGCGCCATAACATCAGCTTTACTCCTTATAGGCACTATCTTCTGAAGAGAAAATGTATCAACAAAGCT
This window of the Brevinematia bacterium genome carries:
- a CDS encoding HD domain-containing phosphohydrolase codes for the protein MEENLVNQQGEIRVPITVSKFLLKEGDVLDEDILYYHNLRKGTILSKEFISAIQQIDGIDTVRVLRLKKIVEEEVEKKVSLSVSSVSDPSRSLEALDAVKDTDIKLGFSDEEANRKIAESIRRTIEMIRGRDYESKVENTSQKIEEIVVKEQITSQTMKQEVERTIREISESFVDTFSLQKIVPIRSKADVMALNFSNKSISNYFLDLVVADRVMFINSAKSIVVKFINSFGDDNSGIVLSSLFQFSENDDYVVSHSIFVMAMSILIAKELTKLAYDKLSQSDNKVDPRSLKVISQKTFDIDDLTNIGLISILHDVGLRKNFGSILPSFRIPATTVSKVELHPSESSFFAQKLSLDISIQRAVYEHHEFLDGSGYPKGTTRYMSKYSPIIAFTERLSELVLENPFNTKPILPALAVNHILKNELKKYDRDVVYAFVRATSTYPIGSWIEMSNNLVGFVKDVSPRDKTKQIVKAVFTSQLSKLDSPVEIDLAEVQDVKIVKVLNPIELSKKVGDIRTYYFD
- a CDS encoding L-lactate permease — its product is MEKEMGELTLGIVSLIPFLLIGVGILKTRIGMHWVTLFAMVVTAFLSLLWKSDISVILVSFVEGAVMALIPIIWVILAAVFTYFISLRTGAMEVIKSFLNNITESRHTQAVLIAFCFGGFLESVAGFGTAVAIPTGMLVSIGFDPIKAAVISLVANSVPVAFGALGLPVIVLSNLVKEPLEELTRYVALQLIPFSLVIPPLVVIISNGGIRGAGESLRDALLIGFIFTLTQTLVAFFIGPELVAVLGSIVSLLVVVIINHLRRPNPFMKKILVPVINYLILLVLIVLSRVVFPGYLSEHFVITLSIVDHKIKIDYLTTPGTLLLISSVVGSIFQGANLKTILSALVETLQKIKWSALTIVSIVVLAKVMGNTGMIISTALLISALSGNVYPLFAPLIGAIGTFITGSDTSSNILLGALQKETAKNLGFDPVWISASNTSGATAGKMISPQSIAVASSAVGLQGQEKQIVSATLPICLAYSLAMGVYVLIVSLLRM
- a CDS encoding Hsp20/alpha crystallin family protein, whose translation is MRKGLSIWQPLVEIERVRREFDRLFDEFFGSLEPGKEYVFAPVVDLYETDKDVVIKAEIPGVKKDDIEIVVKDNFVHLKAEKREEKEEKKENIHRLERFYGRVERIIPLPVDVKSEEAKAEYKDGILEIRIPKEKVSKETKIKIS